From the genome of Arthrobacter alpinus, one region includes:
- the deoC gene encoding deoxyribose-phosphate aldolase produces the protein MTNTFSGTEFSSTDLAQFIDHTLLKPEATAADVQATVDEALGLGTYSVCVSPNMLPLQLPDSASLKIAAVCGFPSGKHASSIKAAEAALAVMQGAHEIDMVIDVGAAVEGEFGKVEADIAAVRKAVPAPTILKVIIESAALNDEQIVAVCRAAAAAGADFVKTSTGFHPAGGASVDAVRLMSETVAGKLGVKASGGIRSREVALAMIAAGATRLGVSGSRAVLSEGAADSESAGY, from the coding sequence ATGACGAACACTTTTTCAGGCACCGAGTTTTCCTCAACAGATCTTGCCCAGTTCATTGATCACACACTGCTCAAGCCGGAGGCTACAGCCGCCGACGTCCAAGCTACTGTGGACGAGGCACTGGGATTGGGCACGTACTCCGTTTGCGTCTCCCCCAATATGCTCCCGCTTCAGTTGCCGGATTCTGCGTCACTGAAGATCGCAGCAGTGTGTGGCTTCCCCAGTGGCAAGCACGCCTCGAGCATCAAGGCTGCTGAGGCTGCCTTGGCGGTAATGCAGGGTGCCCATGAAATTGACATGGTCATTGATGTTGGGGCTGCTGTGGAGGGTGAGTTTGGCAAGGTTGAGGCGGATATCGCGGCGGTGCGTAAGGCTGTCCCGGCTCCTACAATTTTGAAGGTCATCATCGAGTCTGCTGCGCTTAACGATGAACAAATCGTTGCCGTTTGCCGAGCAGCGGCAGCAGCCGGTGCTGACTTCGTGAAGACTTCCACGGGGTTCCACCCGGCAGGTGGTGCCAGTGTGGACGCTGTTCGGCTCATGTCCGAAACTGTTGCCGGCAAGCTGGGCGTGAAGGCATCCGGCGGCATCCGTAGCCGTGAAGTTGCGCTGGCGATGATTGCTGCTGGCGCCACGCGACTGGGTGTCTCCGGTTCTCGCGCAGTCCTGTCTGAGGGTGCAGCCGATTCCGAGTCGGCGGGATACTGA
- the tkt gene encoding transketolase has protein sequence MTNALTLESTADAIRHARVLPLDVVQAKGSGHAGTAVGLTPFLSTLFQEYLRHDPKEPSWLGRDRFVLSCGHTSLSLYVQLFMQGYGLEMADLQAARTLDSLTPGHPEFGHTAGVETTTGPLGQGIGNAVGMALAARRVRGMLDPDAAKGSSAFDYKIFCLASDGDMQEGISHEVASLAGHWKLDNLVLIWDDNEISIEGSTAIATSDDVCARMASYGWRVLEIADAESLTAIRTGLDASLDAGDAPVFIRLRSRIGFPMPTLGGTAKAHAGAPGADEVAATKSALGLDPTKSFVMPDELLTSTRAAAADRALELKGPWTEKFAAWEESHPEQAALLTRLLKGELAEGWNANFPTFEPGSSLATRIASSKVLAAAGHSIEELWGGSADLAETNGTWSNEFQSMLPPGVVSTEWPGNEYGRVLHFGIREHAMGSILNGIALNGLTRIFGATFFVFSDYMRPSVRLAALMQLPVTYVWTHDSVAVGEDGPTHEPVEHLWAHRAIPGLSVVRPGDANETVAAYERVFQENSGPTAMVLSRQNIPTLEQVDAVREGTKKGGYILLDTEEAPELIIIATGSEVHLAVQAATALTDQGIGTRVVSMPCIEWFDAQPEEYKQYVLPRSVSARVSVEAGSAQGWYRFLGTYGEAVSVEGFGLSGNGAEVLRRKGISLETVLEAAQRTLRSSASVTMTAIN, from the coding sequence ATGACCAATGCCCTCACCCTCGAATCCACCGCCGATGCTATTAGGCATGCGCGAGTACTGCCGCTGGACGTGGTTCAGGCCAAAGGATCAGGACATGCCGGGACGGCAGTGGGCTTGACCCCCTTCCTATCCACTCTGTTCCAGGAGTACCTTCGCCATGACCCGAAAGAACCCTCATGGCTGGGCCGAGACCGCTTTGTCCTCTCTTGTGGACACACCAGTCTGTCCCTCTACGTGCAGTTATTCATGCAAGGATACGGACTGGAAATGGCTGATCTTCAGGCCGCCCGCACACTGGATTCCTTGACCCCCGGACACCCCGAGTTTGGCCACACGGCCGGCGTTGAAACCACCACGGGCCCTTTGGGCCAGGGTATTGGAAACGCTGTTGGCATGGCATTGGCAGCGCGCAGGGTTCGCGGCATGTTGGACCCCGACGCCGCAAAGGGAAGCAGTGCCTTTGACTACAAGATCTTCTGCCTAGCCTCCGACGGCGACATGCAAGAAGGCATCAGCCACGAGGTCGCATCGCTGGCAGGACACTGGAAGCTCGATAACCTCGTCCTGATCTGGGATGACAACGAGATCTCGATCGAGGGTTCCACCGCCATTGCCACCAGCGACGACGTCTGCGCACGCATGGCATCCTACGGTTGGAGGGTCCTGGAAATCGCGGACGCCGAATCGCTGACCGCTATCCGCACGGGCCTGGACGCGTCGTTGGATGCGGGAGATGCTCCTGTTTTCATCCGGCTCAGGTCCCGGATCGGCTTCCCCATGCCTACTCTTGGCGGCACTGCCAAGGCTCACGCCGGCGCTCCCGGCGCGGATGAAGTGGCTGCCACCAAGTCCGCCTTAGGCCTGGATCCCACCAAGAGCTTTGTCATGCCCGATGAGCTGTTGACCTCGACTCGGGCAGCCGCCGCTGACCGTGCCCTGGAACTCAAGGGTCCGTGGACCGAGAAGTTCGCCGCGTGGGAAGAATCCCACCCCGAGCAGGCTGCGCTCTTGACCCGCCTTCTCAAGGGCGAATTGGCTGAAGGCTGGAACGCCAATTTCCCCACCTTTGAGCCGGGAAGCAGCCTGGCCACTCGCATCGCCAGCTCCAAGGTGCTCGCCGCCGCGGGCCACAGCATTGAAGAGCTCTGGGGCGGATCCGCCGACTTGGCCGAGACCAACGGAACATGGTCCAACGAATTCCAGTCCATGTTGCCGCCCGGCGTTGTGAGCACGGAGTGGCCGGGCAATGAGTATGGCCGCGTCCTGCACTTTGGCATCCGCGAACACGCCATGGGATCCATCCTGAACGGCATCGCACTCAATGGCCTGACCCGCATCTTTGGAGCGACGTTTTTTGTCTTCTCCGACTACATGCGCCCCTCGGTACGCCTAGCTGCCTTGATGCAATTGCCGGTCACCTACGTCTGGACCCATGACTCTGTTGCCGTTGGCGAAGACGGCCCCACCCACGAGCCTGTGGAACACTTGTGGGCGCACCGAGCCATCCCCGGTTTGTCGGTTGTCCGTCCCGGTGATGCCAATGAAACCGTGGCTGCTTACGAGCGGGTCTTCCAGGAAAACTCCGGCCCCACGGCCATGGTCTTGAGTCGGCAGAATATTCCAACGCTCGAGCAGGTGGATGCTGTCCGCGAAGGAACCAAGAAGGGCGGCTACATTCTGTTAGACACCGAAGAAGCACCTGAGCTGATCATCATCGCCACCGGTTCTGAAGTTCACTTGGCCGTGCAGGCTGCCACCGCACTCACCGATCAGGGCATCGGAACACGTGTTGTGTCCATGCCTTGCATTGAATGGTTCGATGCCCAGCCCGAGGAATACAAGCAGTACGTGCTGCCGCGCTCCGTCAGTGCCCGCGTCAGCGTTGAAGCGGGCTCCGCGCAGGGTTGGTACCGATTCCTTGGTACCTACGGTGAGGCCGTTTCCGTTGAAGGCTTTGGCCTCTCGGGCAATGGTGCCGAAGTATTGCGCCGCAAGGGGATCAGCTTGGAGACCGTATTGGAGGCCGCGCAGAGAACTTTGCGCAGCAGCGCTTCCGTAACCATGACTGCCATTAACTAA
- a CDS encoding HPr family phosphocarrier protein has translation MIERTATVATRVGLHARPAAIFSEAAADFDLDITIARQGEPAEDAMDAASMLGLMSLGIEFGEVVVLRTEGDGAEEALERLVKILETDHDA, from the coding sequence ATGATTGAACGCACCGCCACTGTTGCAACCCGTGTGGGACTGCATGCCCGCCCCGCAGCAATATTTTCCGAAGCCGCCGCAGATTTCGACTTGGACATCACCATTGCCCGCCAAGGTGAGCCTGCCGAGGACGCCATGGATGCTGCCAGCATGCTCGGACTCATGAGCCTGGGCATTGAATTTGGTGAAGTTGTGGTGCTACGCACCGAGGGCGACGGAGCCGAAGAAGCGCTCGAGCGGCTCGTCAAAATCTTGGAAACAGACCACGACGCCTAA
- the ptsP gene encoding phosphoenolpyruvate--protein phosphotransferase, with product MPAPISEPAVDAPHDAEASLETNKASIRTASKAVQEELRNRAESAAEESKEILQATALMAGDPMLIKAAIKLLSPDAPGGPRSPERAIWEAGQTVANTLTALGGYMAERATDVLDVRSRIVAALQGLPVPGIPVSDVPYILAATDLAPADTATLDPAWILALITSDGGPQSHTAILARMLGLPAVVAAAGVNGIADGTEVYVDGAAGSITTNPDDALRATAATWAAQASQIPAFSGENFLSDGLHIPLLANVGTGEDALKAAAAGAEGVGLLRTEFCFLDRESEPTVEEQITAYGGVLAAFPGKKVVIRTLDAGADKPLPFLTVADEHNPALGVRGYRTDTTSPGVLERQLQAIAMATAAHDADVWVMAPMISTAEEAANFTAMARAAGLATAGVMVEVPSAALTASAILGEADFASLGTNDLTQYTMAADRQLGPLATLNDPWQPAVLQLIKLTADGAFQAQVTTGLPKPVGVCGEAAADPALAVVLVGLGVSTLSMSARALAPVAAVLTTVSLADAQRLAAVALHAKSASAARQAVREQLPILEQLGL from the coding sequence ATGCCCGCGCCAATCTCAGAACCTGCAGTAGATGCTCCCCACGACGCTGAAGCATCTTTGGAAACGAATAAGGCTTCCATCAGGACCGCTTCCAAAGCTGTGCAGGAAGAACTGCGCAACCGGGCCGAATCAGCAGCAGAAGAAAGCAAGGAAATCTTGCAAGCCACAGCGCTGATGGCCGGCGATCCCATGCTCATCAAGGCCGCCATCAAATTGCTCTCCCCGGATGCCCCCGGTGGCCCCCGCTCCCCGGAACGAGCCATCTGGGAAGCCGGTCAAACAGTGGCAAATACGCTCACTGCATTGGGCGGCTACATGGCCGAGCGCGCCACAGATGTGCTGGATGTGCGCTCACGCATTGTGGCAGCGCTCCAAGGACTTCCGGTACCGGGCATCCCCGTCTCCGATGTCCCCTATATTCTGGCCGCTACCGATTTGGCACCAGCAGACACCGCCACCCTAGATCCGGCATGGATCCTGGCTTTGATCACCTCCGACGGAGGCCCGCAATCACACACTGCCATTCTCGCTCGTATGCTGGGGCTGCCAGCCGTTGTTGCCGCCGCTGGCGTGAACGGTATTGCCGATGGCACTGAGGTCTACGTTGATGGCGCAGCCGGAAGCATCACCACCAACCCGGACGACGCTCTGCGTGCAACGGCCGCCACCTGGGCGGCCCAAGCCTCCCAAATACCTGCTTTTAGTGGCGAAAACTTCTTGTCTGACGGGCTACATATTCCGCTTCTGGCCAATGTTGGCACCGGCGAGGACGCGCTCAAGGCTGCCGCAGCGGGAGCCGAAGGCGTAGGACTGCTGCGAACAGAGTTCTGTTTCCTGGACCGCGAGAGCGAGCCCACCGTTGAGGAACAAATTACCGCCTACGGTGGCGTGCTGGCAGCGTTCCCCGGCAAAAAGGTAGTCATCCGTACCCTTGACGCTGGCGCCGACAAACCATTGCCGTTCTTGACTGTTGCTGATGAGCACAACCCGGCACTCGGTGTTCGTGGGTACCGGACGGACACCACCTCTCCTGGCGTTCTGGAACGCCAGCTACAGGCCATTGCCATGGCCACGGCCGCCCATGACGCTGATGTTTGGGTCATGGCCCCGATGATTTCTACCGCAGAGGAAGCCGCCAACTTCACCGCGATGGCCAGGGCTGCCGGGCTGGCCACGGCCGGTGTCATGGTGGAGGTTCCTTCGGCAGCGTTGACGGCCTCGGCCATTCTAGGCGAGGCCGACTTCGCCTCCTTGGGCACCAATGATTTGACCCAATACACCATGGCCGCTGACCGCCAGTTGGGTCCCTTGGCAACGCTCAATGACCCCTGGCAGCCGGCCGTGCTCCAGCTCATCAAGCTAACGGCCGACGGCGCCTTCCAAGCGCAGGTCACCACGGGCTTACCCAAGCCGGTGGGTGTCTGTGGCGAGGCCGCCGCGGACCCGGCTCTCGCCGTCGTACTTGTGGGACTGGGTGTCTCAACACTGTCCATGAGCGCACGCGCACTGGCTCCGGTGGCCGCGGTTCTGACCACGGTTAGCCTGGCCGACGCCCAACGACTGGCTGCCGTGGCACTTCACGCCAAGAGCGCCTCGGCGGCCCGGCAGGCTGTTCGTGAGCAACTGCCGATCCTTGAACAACTCGGCCTCTAA
- a CDS encoding PTS ascorbate transporter subunit IIC yields MEWLVVVLNFIGQQILNVPAYLIGIITALGLMALRKNAGQVIGGGLKAAIGFLILGAGANVVVGSLDPLGQLILKVTGAQGVIPTNEVITAMAQEEFGAQSAYVLTLGFVVMLLLARFTPLKYVFLTGHHMVFMATMLTVVLSVGLGADLGWLVVLIGALLLGVIMVVMPAFLHPWTKKITGNDSIAIGHFGSLGYLAAGAAGQVAGKRSKSTEDIKFPQSLKFLRDSMVATSLSMIAIYMVFTIWGLIALPMDEALAIFGAADGGAFIMAGLAQALQFGVGVAVILYGVRTVLGELVPAFQGIAEKVVPGAKPALDIPIVFPFGANAVLIGFLSSFAGGLLALGLLAIWLNPAFGLALILPGMVPHFFTGGGAGVYGNATGGRRGAVLGGFVNGVIITILPAILLLVLGDLGFANSTFGDADFGWFGTLVGVSLLGSSALGAVLTVLIAVVLVTAGIIFQVKVVNRGWVPGAKRDAWIAEEKAAEAAIAAQAKAELADRKVAAESTAS; encoded by the coding sequence ATGGAGTGGCTCGTAGTAGTACTTAATTTCATTGGGCAACAAATCCTCAATGTCCCCGCGTACCTCATCGGTATCATTACCGCCTTGGGCCTGATGGCACTTCGCAAGAACGCCGGGCAGGTCATTGGCGGCGGTTTGAAGGCAGCCATTGGCTTCCTGATCTTAGGTGCGGGTGCCAACGTAGTGGTCGGTTCGCTGGATCCCTTGGGCCAGCTCATTCTCAAGGTCACTGGCGCGCAGGGCGTCATCCCCACCAATGAGGTCATCACAGCCATGGCCCAGGAAGAGTTTGGTGCCCAAAGCGCCTACGTGCTCACCCTTGGCTTCGTTGTCATGCTCTTGTTGGCCCGCTTTACCCCGTTGAAGTACGTGTTCTTGACTGGACACCACATGGTCTTCATGGCCACCATGCTCACCGTGGTGCTTTCAGTGGGTCTGGGCGCTGACCTTGGTTGGCTCGTCGTGTTGATCGGAGCACTTTTGCTCGGTGTCATCATGGTGGTCATGCCGGCTTTCCTTCACCCGTGGACCAAGAAGATCACCGGAAACGACTCCATCGCCATCGGTCACTTCGGTTCGCTGGGCTACCTGGCTGCCGGTGCGGCCGGCCAGGTTGCAGGCAAGCGCAGCAAGTCAACGGAAGACATCAAGTTCCCGCAGAGCTTGAAGTTCCTGCGTGATTCCATGGTTGCAACTTCCCTGTCCATGATTGCCATCTACATGGTCTTCACCATCTGGGGCCTGATCGCACTGCCCATGGACGAAGCCTTGGCCATCTTTGGCGCTGCCGATGGAGGAGCCTTCATCATGGCCGGTCTGGCCCAGGCGCTGCAGTTCGGTGTTGGTGTGGCTGTGATTCTCTACGGTGTGCGCACCGTCCTTGGCGAATTGGTCCCTGCTTTCCAAGGCATCGCCGAAAAGGTCGTCCCCGGCGCCAAGCCGGCTCTGGATATCCCCATCGTGTTCCCCTTCGGTGCCAACGCAGTTCTCATTGGCTTCCTGAGCTCCTTCGCTGGCGGTCTGTTGGCTCTTGGCCTGCTGGCCATCTGGTTGAACCCGGCCTTTGGCTTGGCTTTGATCCTGCCCGGTATGGTCCCCCACTTCTTCACCGGTGGTGGTGCCGGTGTATACGGCAATGCAACTGGTGGACGCCGCGGTGCCGTACTAGGCGGCTTCGTCAACGGTGTCATCATCACCATCCTGCCTGCCATCCTGCTGCTGGTTCTAGGTGACTTGGGCTTCGCAAACAGCACCTTTGGTGATGCCGACTTTGGCTGGTTCGGTACGCTGGTCGGTGTGAGCTTGCTTGGCAGCAGCGCCCTTGGCGCCGTTTTGACCGTCCTGATTGCCGTTGTTTTGGTGACGGCCGGAATCATCTTCCAGGTCAAGGTTGTCAACCGTGGCTGGGTTCCAGGCGCCAAGCGCGATGCCTGGATTGCTGAAGAAAAGGCTGCCGAGGCTGCCATTGCTGCTCAGGCAAAGGCTGAGCTTGCCGACCGGAAGGTAGCTGCAGAAAGCACCGCTTCTTAA
- a CDS encoding PTS sugar transporter subunit IIB, producing the protein MKIVAVCGMGIGTSVLLKMNAEKVLEKLGIDADVEAADMGVAKGAAQTAEIVLTSDELAGELGDVPAKVIIIDNFFDLEEITTKITEALQ; encoded by the coding sequence ATGAAGATTGTTGCAGTGTGCGGCATGGGTATCGGCACCTCAGTGCTACTCAAGATGAACGCAGAAAAAGTACTCGAAAAACTCGGAATCGACGCCGACGTTGAAGCCGCAGACATGGGCGTTGCCAAGGGCGCAGCCCAGACAGCAGAGATCGTGCTGACCTCTGACGAACTGGCAGGCGAGCTCGGAGATGTGCCCGCAAAGGTCATCATCATCGACAACTTCTTTGACCTGGAAGAAATCACCACCAAAATCACCGAAGCCCTCCAGTAA
- a CDS encoding PTS sugar transporter subunit IIA translates to MAINLAEALCSITTKASAQNWRDAIRLSGAGLVAGGATTDAYTDQMIAAVEEHGPYIVIAPGIALAHGRPSEAVLTGGLSWVSLKDPVEFGHPKNDPVSLVIGLAAIDHTTHMDVLKALAGILSQKGKLEQLVAAESGDELRALLTDAASAA, encoded by the coding sequence GTGGCAATTAATTTGGCTGAAGCCCTCTGTTCAATCACCACCAAAGCGAGCGCCCAGAATTGGCGTGATGCAATTCGTCTCTCAGGCGCAGGCCTCGTTGCCGGAGGCGCCACAACAGATGCCTACACGGACCAGATGATTGCAGCGGTCGAAGAGCACGGCCCGTACATCGTGATCGCCCCGGGCATAGCCTTGGCCCACGGCCGGCCCTCCGAAGCCGTCCTGACGGGCGGGCTCAGCTGGGTCAGTCTCAAAGATCCGGTGGAGTTCGGTCATCCGAAAAACGATCCCGTCTCCCTTGTCATCGGTCTGGCTGCGATTGACCACACCACTCACATGGATGTCTTGAAGGCTTTGGCTGGAATCCTCTCCCAAAAAGGCAAGTTGGAGCAGCTGGTGGCTGCCGAATCAGGAGATGAGTTGCGCGCACTTCTGACTGACGCAGCATCCGCAGCCTAA
- a CDS encoding ROK family protein has product MARRLDELLEAKLIISVGQSDSQGGRPAEEFAVNPDAGLLLAVDIGGSHTRLAITDLASNVLIEDEADIAPSEGPTEIFDWAGQVFDHMLGRLNKTHQDVVGIGVGVPGPVDFESGRLGSPQLDPQWENVLVREFFAERYGHAVFAVDRDVNILALAEARRGWREYSDIVVLKAGIGLGSAFVLDGSIYQGSRGGAGDLSWPNANGGRLQRLELVASGGVIREELRTLGYKVRTSQDIVDLARIGDREVLRLLSEHGTYIGQTLAGVVGLLNPQAVIVGGNLAQAGEAFVATIREAIFAGAREYSLKGLVVEPSRLGSIAGVTGASLIAQDALFAPDRISRLTRTAAKAQ; this is encoded by the coding sequence TTGGCCCGACGGCTGGACGAACTTCTGGAAGCAAAACTCATCATCAGCGTGGGCCAGTCCGACTCTCAAGGCGGGCGTCCTGCGGAAGAATTTGCTGTCAATCCCGACGCCGGCCTACTCCTAGCCGTCGATATCGGCGGGTCCCACACCCGCTTGGCCATCACAGATCTGGCTTCCAATGTCCTCATCGAAGACGAAGCCGACATTGCCCCGAGCGAAGGCCCCACGGAGATCTTCGACTGGGCAGGTCAAGTCTTTGACCACATGCTGGGCCGCCTCAATAAAACCCATCAGGACGTTGTGGGAATTGGAGTGGGAGTCCCTGGCCCTGTGGACTTTGAGAGCGGCCGGCTGGGTAGCCCTCAGCTGGACCCACAGTGGGAAAACGTTTTGGTCCGGGAGTTTTTCGCGGAAAGGTACGGCCATGCCGTCTTCGCTGTCGATAGGGATGTCAACATTTTAGCCCTCGCCGAAGCCAGGCGAGGGTGGCGCGAGTACAGCGATATCGTGGTTCTCAAGGCGGGTATCGGACTTGGTTCGGCGTTTGTGCTCGACGGTTCCATTTATCAAGGATCGCGGGGTGGCGCCGGCGATCTAAGCTGGCCCAACGCCAATGGTGGCCGCCTCCAGCGCCTTGAACTCGTCGCCAGTGGCGGCGTCATTCGCGAGGAACTGCGCACACTCGGCTACAAAGTGCGCACCAGCCAGGACATCGTCGACCTTGCCCGGATCGGAGACCGGGAAGTCTTGCGACTATTGTCCGAACATGGCACCTACATCGGCCAGACATTGGCGGGCGTGGTGGGTCTACTCAATCCTCAGGCAGTGATCGTTGGCGGAAACTTGGCTCAGGCAGGCGAAGCCTTTGTGGCGACCATTCGGGAAGCCATTTTTGCAGGCGCCAGAGAGTACTCGCTGAAGGGGCTCGTGGTGGAACCTTCTCGACTTGGCTCAATCGCTGGAGTCACAGGCGCCTCCCTTATTGCCCAGGATGCACTTTTTGCCCCTGACCGGATCAGCAGACTTACCCGCACTGCCGCCAAGGCCCAATAG
- a CDS encoding NAD-dependent succinate-semialdehyde dehydrogenase, with the protein MTAYKVVNPATGTTLEEFPEATDAEIASAIAQSHEAFAKWRHSPVHDRSSVLHRVADLYRTQKQFLAMLITEEMGKPLRESMGEVDLVADIFDYYATEGPGFLADEFLTVRGGGEAIVRTAPVGPLLGIMPWNYPYYQVARFAAPNLMLGNTVVLKHAPSCPRSALAIARIFEEAALPDGAYINLFATNDQVATIIADPRVQGVSLTGSERAGSAVGEIAGRNLKKFVLELGGSDPFIVLDSQDMAATVKAAVSGRMGNGGQACTASKRFIVLEDIYDDFLEPFTSKMAAIVPDDPTNASTRFGPLASEVAVEGVISQVDDAIAKGATLLTGGTRLQGPGAFMHPTVLADVTPDMRAFHEEIFGPVAVVYKVKNAEEAIALANGSAYGLGGSVFSADPEKAKQVADRLDTGMVWINSPTGTQADLPFGGVKASGVGRELAKYGMSEFVNKKLIRTPLS; encoded by the coding sequence ATGACAGCATATAAGGTAGTGAACCCCGCCACTGGCACCACACTCGAGGAATTCCCAGAAGCCACCGATGCCGAAATAGCGTCCGCCATTGCCCAATCCCATGAGGCTTTTGCCAAGTGGCGCCACTCGCCGGTCCATGACCGCTCTAGCGTTTTACACAGGGTTGCGGACCTGTACCGCACCCAAAAGCAGTTCTTGGCGATGCTTATTACCGAGGAGATGGGCAAACCGCTGCGGGAGTCTATGGGGGAGGTAGATTTGGTGGCTGACATCTTCGACTACTACGCCACGGAGGGTCCTGGCTTCCTCGCAGATGAGTTTCTCACCGTTAGAGGCGGGGGTGAAGCCATTGTCCGCACTGCACCGGTGGGGCCGCTTCTTGGAATCATGCCGTGGAACTACCCCTACTATCAGGTTGCCCGATTTGCGGCTCCGAACCTCATGCTAGGTAATACAGTTGTGCTCAAACACGCCCCGAGCTGCCCCCGCTCAGCGCTGGCCATCGCACGGATCTTCGAAGAAGCAGCTCTTCCTGATGGCGCGTACATCAATCTCTTCGCCACTAATGATCAAGTGGCCACCATTATTGCCGATCCCCGGGTCCAGGGTGTTTCTCTGACGGGCAGCGAACGTGCGGGTTCGGCGGTCGGTGAGATTGCGGGCAGAAATCTGAAGAAGTTTGTCCTTGAACTGGGCGGCTCAGATCCCTTCATCGTGCTCGACTCCCAAGATATGGCGGCCACGGTCAAAGCCGCGGTGTCCGGGCGCATGGGAAATGGTGGACAAGCTTGCACTGCGTCTAAGCGATTCATAGTGCTGGAAGATATTTACGACGATTTCCTCGAGCCCTTTACTTCTAAAATGGCGGCTATTGTCCCAGACGACCCCACCAATGCCTCCACTCGCTTTGGACCCTTGGCTTCTGAAGTTGCAGTGGAAGGAGTTATTAGCCAAGTGGATGACGCAATCGCCAAGGGTGCAACGTTGTTGACAGGAGGAACGCGCCTCCAAGGCCCAGGCGCCTTCATGCACCCTACTGTGCTGGCAGACGTTACTCCTGACATGCGTGCTTTTCACGAGGAGATTTTTGGCCCGGTGGCTGTAGTGTACAAAGTCAAGAATGCAGAGGAGGCCATCGCCTTAGCTAATGGTTCGGCCTACGGTCTCGGCGGATCGGTCTTTAGCGCCGACCCCGAAAAAGCAAAGCAGGTGGCGGATCGTCTCGACACAGGGATGGTCTGGATCAACAGCCCCACTGGAACCCAAGCGGACCTCCCTTTCGGTGGTGTCAAAGCTTCCGGTGTTGGCCGGGAACTGGCCAAGTACGGCATGAGTGAATTCGTCAATAAGAAACTCATCCGTACTCCGCTTTCATAG
- a CDS encoding RraA family protein, producing MTEPSVDLVEQDLLDQLGTLSLPTLGHFLEDGFCSPMIATVVPGSRMLGVASTALIPDADAIAVNQALVRLRRGEVLVLDMGGDTIHAPVGAVTAAAARSKGAAGIVVNGPVTDVAELREPAEDGSVLPVFSQGSTCLTTKRHNSGRGVFGVPITIGGATVHPGDLIMGDDNGVVVLSKATAAAVLDKAQASDLAEPAILGRIASGEPLENILALG from the coding sequence ATGACTGAACCATCTGTGGACTTGGTAGAGCAAGACTTATTGGACCAGCTCGGGACGCTCAGCCTGCCCACGTTAGGGCATTTTTTGGAAGATGGTTTTTGCTCGCCAATGATTGCCACTGTTGTCCCTGGCAGCAGGATGCTCGGGGTCGCCTCCACCGCTCTCATTCCCGATGCAGACGCCATCGCGGTCAATCAAGCTCTGGTTCGGTTGCGCCGAGGCGAAGTGCTGGTTCTGGACATGGGCGGCGATACTATCCATGCCCCGGTAGGCGCAGTCACTGCTGCGGCTGCCAGGTCGAAGGGTGCCGCCGGAATTGTGGTCAACGGCCCCGTCACCGATGTGGCCGAGCTCCGCGAACCGGCGGAGGACGGTTCTGTTCTACCGGTCTTCTCACAGGGCAGCACCTGCCTGACCACCAAGCGGCACAACTCAGGCCGCGGCGTATTTGGTGTTCCCATTACCATCGGGGGCGCAACAGTGCACCCTGGTGATCTGATAATGGGTGATGACAACGGTGTGGTGGTCCTGAGCAAAGCGACAGCCGCCGCTGTGCTCGACAAGGCACAAGCCTCAGATCTTGCAGAGCCAGCCATTCTCGGGCGAATTGCGAGCGGCGAGCCACTGGAGAACATCTTGGCACTGGGTTAG
- a CDS encoding RidA family protein, with amino-acid sequence MSIRRIHAAPGHVAPVGPYSQAVVANGLVFTSGQIPARSDLTDQPAEFSDQVRQTIRNLQAILEEAGSDLEHVIKVNTYLTDIEQLAEYNSVYEEFFGAHKPARTSACVSLWGVSLEIECVAALIEPVKEL; translated from the coding sequence ATGAGCATCCGGCGCATTCACGCCGCACCTGGCCATGTCGCGCCCGTGGGACCTTATTCCCAGGCCGTGGTAGCCAACGGGTTGGTGTTCACTTCCGGTCAAATCCCAGCCCGGAGTGACCTCACTGACCAGCCTGCGGAGTTTTCGGACCAAGTGCGCCAGACCATTCGAAACCTTCAAGCCATTCTTGAAGAAGCCGGATCGGACTTGGAGCATGTTATTAAAGTGAACACCTACCTAACGGACATCGAGCAGCTGGCTGAGTACAACTCCGTCTATGAGGAGTTTTTCGGAGCGCACAAGCCGGCGCGAACCTCAGCGTGTGTCTCGCTGTGGGGCGTCAGCCTGGAAATCGAATGCGTTGCCGCACTCATCGAACCAGTCAAGGAGCTGTAG